Proteins found in one Pelmatolapia mariae isolate MD_Pm_ZW linkage group LG7, Pm_UMD_F_2, whole genome shotgun sequence genomic segment:
- the LOC134631987 gene encoding proteinase-activated receptor 1-like has translation MLPMSLLVSLCLVSCFGAAYARENATAPRGRGFLYDLHQSVTDEPIDYDENGTLNRSSNGPKDRKGLSEQALMFLTGPVSTILLPSFYTLICSISMPINICALLAFARGIRPKKPAAIYMLNLALADLLFALMLPFKISYHFEGNNWKFGPSMCRVVTAAFYWNMYCSVLLIACISVDRLLAVVYPIDSLAWRRPRNTVIACITMWVLSFTGSVPLVTSDQTFHISELNITTCHDVHSTAKIVWLKTYFVTLCCLLFFLPLLITVVSYARVIWSLSKLQKRLPGSSHKRKRAIVMVLTVLLIFVLCFMPTNCFLLAHYLQFNTEKSPEAPDGSYALYLVFLCLGSLNCLLDPLLYYFGSSQCQRQLANVLKCHKVTKRNDISNSLPASCRSSTRPMLKSSCTESSKINSSIKVDSFQENIDSQYKKLLI, from the exons ATGCTTCCGATGTCTCTGTTAGTTTCTCTGTGCCTTGTGTCGTGTTTCGGTGCTGCCTACGCAAGAGAAAACGCAA CTGCTCCACGCGGAAGGGGCTTCTTGTATGACTTACACCAGTCAGTGACGGATGAACCAATAGATTATGATGAAAACGGCACATTAAATCGTTCTTCAAATGGTCCCAAGGACAGAAAAGGACTTTCGGAACAGGCCCTGATGTTTCTAACTGGCCCTGTGTCCACCATCCTTTTACCTTCCTTCTACACCCTAATCTGCTCCATCAGTATGCCAATTAACATCTGTGCTCTGCTGGCCTTTGCTCGGGGGATCCGTCCTAAGAAGCCAGCTGCAATCTATATGCTGAACCTGGCCTTAGCCGATCTTCTCTTTGCACTGATGCTCCCCTTCAAGATCTCCTACCACTTTGAAGGCAACAACTGGAAATTTGGCCCATCCATGTGCCGTGTGGTCACTGCTGCCTTTTACTGGAACATGTATTGTTCTGTTCTTCTCATAGCTTGCATCAGTGTGGACCGTCTGCTTGCTGTAGTTTATCCCATTGACTCTCTGGCTTGGAGGAGGCCAAGGAACACAGTCATAGCCTGCATAACCATGTGGGTGTTATCCTTTACTGGCTCTGTGCCTCTTGTTACATCAGACCAGACTTTTCACATCAGTGAGTTGAACATCACCACCTGCCATGATGTCCACTCCACAGCTAAGATCGTCTGGTTAAAGACATACTTCGTCACTCTCTGctgcctcctcttcttcctgccTCTGCTCATCACAGTGGTGTCCTACGCTCGAGTCATCTGGTCACTGAGCAAACTCCAAAAAAGGCTCCCTGGAAGCTCACACAAAAGGAAAAGAGCAATAGTGATGGTTTTGACAGTTCTGTTGATATTTGTCCTGTGTTTCATGCCCACAAACTGTTTCCTGCTCGCACACTACCTGCAGTTTAACACAGAGAAGAGCCCGGAGGCACCCGATGGCTCTTACGCACTCTATctggtgtttctgtgtttgggaAGTCTGAACTGCCTCCTGGATCCCCTGCTCTACTACTTTGGATCCTCCCAGTGCCAGAGACAACTCGCCAATGTGCTCAAGTGTCATAAGGTTACAAAGAGAAATGATATTAGTAATTCATTACCTGCTTCATGCAGGTCCAGCACCAGACCAATGCTGAAATCCAGCTGTACAGAAAGTTCAAAAATAAACTCTTCAATTAAAGTGGATTCTTTTCAAGAAAACATCGACAGCCAATATAAGAAACTACTCATCTAA